In one Neobacillus sp. WH10 genomic region, the following are encoded:
- the pheA gene encoding prephenate dehydratase: MKVGFLGPKATFTELAVKKVFHGYELEPYRTIPESIDAIVDKKVDLAVVPVENALEGSVNITLDYLTHVVQIPIVGEITLPIKQHLMVHPANKERWQEVSMVFSHSHAIAQCHKFLHTHFKGVPIDSVSSTAAAAKMVMENPEMTAAAIANELAAKEYGLEIVQKNIHDFDYNHTSFFVLSEQNLDFESISGSAHYKTTLMVTLPSDQAGALHQVLSAFAWRKLNLSKIESRPMKTGIGNYFFIIDLEMKLDEVLIPGAIAELEALGCGVKVLGSYPSKMVDFEK, from the coding sequence ATGAAAGTTGGTTTCTTAGGACCAAAAGCAACTTTTACCGAACTCGCAGTAAAAAAGGTATTTCATGGATACGAGCTTGAGCCGTATCGCACAATTCCTGAAAGTATAGATGCTATTGTTGATAAAAAAGTAGATTTAGCAGTAGTTCCAGTTGAGAATGCCCTCGAAGGCTCAGTAAATATAACCCTTGATTATTTAACCCATGTCGTTCAAATTCCGATTGTTGGCGAAATTACGCTTCCAATCAAGCAGCATTTGATGGTTCATCCTGCAAATAAGGAAAGATGGCAAGAGGTAAGCATGGTGTTCAGCCATTCCCATGCTATTGCCCAGTGCCATAAGTTCCTGCATACCCATTTTAAAGGAGTGCCAATCGATAGTGTTTCGTCTACAGCGGCAGCTGCAAAGATGGTGATGGAAAACCCTGAAATGACTGCAGCGGCGATTGCCAATGAATTAGCGGCCAAGGAATACGGATTAGAAATCGTGCAAAAAAATATTCATGATTTTGATTATAATCATACAAGCTTTTTTGTTCTGTCAGAACAAAACTTAGATTTTGAGTCGATTAGCGGTTCAGCGCATTACAAAACGACGCTCATGGTTACCCTCCCATCTGATCAGGCTGGTGCTCTCCATCAGGTGTTATCTGCCTTTGCTTGGAGAAAATTAAACCTTTCTAAAATTGAATCCAGGCCAATGAAAACAGGTATCGGTAATTACTTTTTCATTATTGACCTTGAAATGAAGCTCGATGAAGTATTGATTCCTGGTGCAATTGCTGAACTGGAGGCATTAGGCTGCGGTGTGAAGGTTTTAGGAAGTTATCCTTCCAAGATGGTGGATTTTGAAAAATAA
- a CDS encoding ACT domain-containing protein — MDNFDKKYYLVREDVLPEAMKKTIDVKDMLERGKAESIADAVQKVDLSRSAFYKYRDTVFPFSTIQKEKIISLFFHLEDRSGTLSKLLSVVAASGCNVLTIHQTIPLQGRANVTLSLNTSNITTELDDLLANLQRLEFVEKVEVLGTGA, encoded by the coding sequence ATGGATAATTTTGATAAAAAATATTATTTGGTCCGTGAGGATGTTTTGCCGGAAGCGATGAAGAAAACGATTGATGTGAAAGACATGCTTGAAAGGGGCAAGGCTGAATCGATTGCAGATGCCGTTCAAAAGGTAGATTTGAGCAGAAGTGCCTTTTACAAATACAGGGATACCGTGTTTCCTTTTTCAACGATCCAAAAGGAAAAAATCATCTCACTCTTCTTTCATTTGGAAGATCGCTCCGGGACACTGTCAAAATTGTTAAGTGTCGTAGCGGCGTCAGGTTGTAATGTCTTAACGATTCACCAAACGATACCGCTACAAGGCAGAGCAAATGTGACATTGTCATTAAACACATCGAATATCACAACAGAGCTCGACGATTTACTTGCAAACTTACAAAGACTTGAATTTGTCGAGAAGGTTGAGGTGCTGGGAACTGGTGCATAG
- a CDS encoding transcription repressor NadR: MEQKKILGEDRRKFILQLLKESSTPITGSDLAEQTNVSRQVIVGDITLLKAKNEPIIATSQGYIYLKQSSSMPVFERTIACMHTPKDTEKELNLLVDHGVLVKDVKIEHAVYGDLTASIMVSNRQEVKQFLKRLETTQASLLSELTGGFHLHTISATTEQALNKAESALKAEGILLES; the protein is encoded by the coding sequence ATGGAACAAAAAAAGATTCTTGGGGAAGATCGGAGAAAATTTATTTTACAATTGCTAAAAGAAAGCAGTACTCCAATTACTGGGAGCGATTTAGCCGAGCAAACCAATGTAAGTAGACAAGTGATTGTAGGGGATATCACGCTTCTAAAGGCAAAAAATGAACCGATTATTGCCACAAGCCAAGGCTACATTTATTTAAAGCAGAGTTCCAGCATGCCAGTATTTGAAAGAACGATTGCTTGCATGCATACTCCAAAAGATACAGAAAAGGAACTAAATTTATTAGTGGATCACGGCGTTTTAGTGAAGGATGTAAAAATTGAACATGCGGTTTACGGCGATTTAACTGCATCGATTATGGTTTCTAACCGCCAGGAAGTAAAGCAATTTTTAAAAAGATTGGAAACAACACAAGCCTCATTACTATCGGAGTTAACAGGCGGCTTCCATCTACATACCATTTCAGCCACTACTGAACAGGCTCTCAATAAAGCTGAATCCGCATTAAAGGCGGAAGGCATATTGCTTGAATCATAA
- a CDS encoding YhcN/YlaJ family sporulation lipoprotein — translation MNKKQWMIPLSAFLMLGAAGCTSDNNRAGVNENSNPARPIGYYSNENHPNNGNELLRDNDGAITEMMDHSFGEEDQVINEQNRKQQQTRDENGNPKNPTTPLAKKDQNFFQRDNRFSMSDMNYHGHLSTNMGNTGVATNPNFQDDFSNKIRNKVAAIDNVQDVRSVAYGNTVIVSVNLYDTNKAADTKRAIKNAVKPYAMGRTVTVITDEGTLGRDRNIHNDFQRNKGGR, via the coding sequence TTGAATAAGAAACAGTGGATGATTCCTCTTTCCGCATTCTTGATGTTAGGTGCTGCGGGATGTACAAGTGATAATAATCGTGCAGGAGTAAATGAAAACAGCAATCCAGCACGACCAATTGGGTATTATTCCAATGAAAATCACCCGAACAATGGAAATGAGTTATTGAGGGATAATGATGGTGCGATAACTGAAATGATGGATCATAGTTTCGGGGAAGAGGATCAGGTTATTAACGAACAAAATAGAAAGCAGCAGCAGACTAGAGACGAAAATGGGAATCCCAAAAATCCAACAACCCCGTTAGCAAAAAAGGATCAAAACTTTTTCCAACGAGACAATCGTTTTAGTATGAGTGATATGAATTATCACGGTCATTTGAGTACAAATATGGGAAACACTGGAGTTGCTACAAATCCAAATTTCCAGGACGATTTTTCCAATAAAATTAGAAACAAAGTAGCAGCAATTGATAATGTCCAGGATGTAAGGTCAGTAGCATACGGAAATACAGTCATTGTTTCGGTGAATTTATATGATACGAATAAAGCAGCTGATACAAAGAGAGCCATAAAGAATGCGGTGAAGCCTTACGCAATGGGACGAACAGTAACTGTTATTACGGATGAGGGAACCCTCGGCCGTGACCGCAACATTCATAATGATTTTCAGCGTAACAAAGGAGGACGGTAA
- the safA gene encoding SafA/ExsA family spore coat assembly protein yields the protein MKIHIVQKGDTLWKIAKKYGVNFEELKKMNSQLSNPDMIMPGMKIKVPTSGGSVKKEGTINIGVKKEVPIAEHPFAKAKPKEMPIKEMPLKEVPKKEVPIKEVPIKEVPKKEVPIKEMPIKEVPKKEAPIIKEAPIIKEAPKAPYTPKMPLQVVPEIDVSNYYMTNMANMTVQPNLPPKPANILPKKEIPIPAPLPVQEAPCEMPQEYCVPVTPVMPGPGFCPPFGGFPVPPMMPYSQGMAMVPPPGMIHGTPGVAPTVAGTSVMPGQFFHDESSSFMLQMPVVNPAYNPGAVMGAQGTVFQQPMMDSGYGQMPAGYSQMPTSYSEMPAGYGQQMPAGYSQMPTSYSEMPAGYGQQMPAGYSQMPTSYSEMPAGYGQQMPAGYSQMPTSYSEMPAGYGQQMPAGYSQMPTSYSEVPAGYGQMPTGYPASAPTGYPGAGPGMGGSPYGYPQMGAPGQQVMGGYGFESSDMVAPVSYDQMPFMQGRSSQGLPVGTGAMVDCGCGSKTSLDVMQPAAAAPNAVPTNFVPPTPPIYSAPYTGPVNVAQPPYMNPYGMGPVGTNPYGMPGYSDESI from the coding sequence GTGAAGATCCATATCGTACAGAAAGGGGATACTCTTTGGAAAATCGCCAAGAAGTACGGCGTGAATTTTGAAGAGCTGAAAAAGATGAATTCACAGCTCAGCAACCCTGATATGATTATGCCCGGTATGAAAATAAAGGTTCCAACCTCTGGGGGATCCGTAAAAAAAGAAGGGACAATCAATATAGGAGTAAAAAAGGAAGTGCCCATTGCTGAGCACCCGTTTGCCAAAGCGAAGCCTAAGGAAATGCCTATTAAAGAAATGCCGTTAAAGGAGGTACCGAAAAAGGAAGTACCTATTAAAGAAGTGCCGATAAAGGAGGTACCAAAAAAGGAAGTACCTATTAAAGAAATGCCAATAAAGGAAGTACCGAAAAAAGAAGCGCCTATCATCAAAGAAGCACCTATCATCAAAGAAGCACCAAAAGCACCCTATACTCCGAAAATGCCTCTACAAGTAGTCCCAGAAATTGATGTTAGTAATTATTATATGACAAACATGGCCAATATGACCGTGCAGCCGAATCTGCCGCCAAAACCTGCAAATATCCTACCAAAGAAGGAAATTCCAATTCCGGCGCCACTGCCTGTACAGGAAGCACCTTGTGAGATGCCCCAGGAATATTGTGTCCCTGTCACACCAGTAATGCCAGGGCCTGGGTTCTGCCCGCCATTTGGCGGTTTCCCGGTACCACCTATGATGCCATATTCACAAGGAATGGCAATGGTTCCGCCGCCGGGTATGATTCATGGTACTCCAGGCGTCGCTCCAACCGTGGCTGGTACATCAGTCATGCCTGGACAATTTTTCCATGATGAATCGTCATCATTTATGCTGCAAATGCCAGTTGTAAATCCAGCGTACAACCCGGGAGCTGTGATGGGTGCTCAAGGCACTGTATTTCAGCAGCCAATGATGGATTCAGGATATGGACAGATGCCAGCAGGATATAGTCAGATGCCAACAAGTTACAGTGAAATGCCTGCAGGATACGGACAGCAGATGCCAGCAGGATATAGTCAAATGCCAACAAGCTACAGTGAAATGCCTGCAGGATACGGACAGCAGATGCCAGCAGGATATAGTCAGATGCCAACAAGTTACAGTGAAATGCCTGCAGGATACGGACAGCAGATGCCAGCAGGATATAGTCAGATGCCAACAAGTTACAGTGAAATGCCTGCAGGATACGGACAGCAGATGCCGGCAGGATATAGTCAGATGCCAACAAGTTACAGTGAAGTACCAGCGGGATACGGACAAATGCCAACGGGATATCCAGCATCCGCACCGACCGGTTACCCTGGGGCAGGACCTGGTATGGGAGGCTCCCCATACGGTTATCCCCAAATGGGAGCGCCAGGACAACAAGTAATGGGAGGATATGGTTTTGAATCGTCAGATATGGTCGCACCTGTTTCCTATGATCAAATGCCATTCATGCAGGGCCGTTCATCTCAGGGGCTGCCTGTAGGAACAGGTGCAATGGTTGACTGCGGCTGTGGATCGAAGACTTCTTTGGATGTCATGCAACCTGCTGCCGCGGCACCAAATGCTGTACCGACAAACTTTGTCCCACCGACACCGCCAATATACAGTGCCCCCTATACAGGACCTGTCAATGTTGCCCAGCCCCCATATATGAATCCATATGGAATGGGGCCAGTCGGTACAAATCCTTACGGTATGCCAGGTTACAGTGATGAAAGCATTTAA
- the tgt gene encoding tRNA guanosine(34) transglycosylase Tgt has protein sequence MTAIRYELIKTCKQTGARLGRVHTPHGSFDTPAFMPVGTLATVKTMSPEDLKEMGAGIILSNTYHLWLRPGHEIIREAGGLHKFMNWDRAILTDSGGFQVFSLSEFRKIEEEGVHFRNHMSGEKLFLSPEKAMEIQNALGSDIMMAFDECPPYPATFDYMKKSVKRTSRWAERCLNAHQRPEDQGLFGIVQGGEYEELRKQSARDLTSLDFPGYAVGGLSVGEPKDIMNRMLEFTTPLLPTNKPRYLMGVGSPDSLIDGSIRGIDMFDCVLPTRIARNGTLMTSNGRLVVKNAQYARDFGPLDPECDCYTCRNYSRAYIRHLIKCDETFGIRLTSYHNLYFLLRLMEKVRQAIMEDRLGDFREEFFERYGFNKPNAKNF, from the coding sequence TTGACTGCGATTCGCTATGAATTAATTAAAACATGTAAACAAACGGGTGCCCGGCTTGGGCGCGTCCATACACCGCACGGCTCCTTTGATACCCCAGCCTTCATGCCGGTTGGAACCCTTGCGACCGTAAAAACGATGTCGCCGGAAGATTTAAAAGAAATGGGTGCCGGGATCATATTAAGCAATACATATCATTTGTGGCTTCGCCCTGGACATGAGATTATTAGAGAAGCAGGCGGTCTTCATAAATTTATGAACTGGGACCGGGCGATCTTAACGGATTCGGGAGGATTCCAGGTATTCAGTTTAAGTGAATTCCGTAAGATTGAAGAAGAAGGGGTTCATTTCCGCAATCATATGAGCGGTGAGAAGTTATTTTTATCGCCGGAAAAGGCGATGGAAATCCAGAATGCCCTTGGTTCTGATATTATGATGGCCTTTGATGAGTGCCCTCCATATCCGGCCACTTTTGATTATATGAAGAAGTCTGTCAAGCGGACATCCAGATGGGCTGAGCGCTGTTTAAATGCGCATCAGCGCCCTGAAGACCAAGGTTTATTTGGGATCGTCCAAGGAGGAGAATATGAGGAACTCCGTAAACAAAGTGCGAGGGACCTTACTTCTCTTGATTTCCCTGGATATGCTGTAGGAGGCTTATCTGTCGGTGAACCAAAGGATATAATGAATCGAATGCTTGAGTTCACAACACCGCTACTGCCGACAAATAAACCAAGGTATTTAATGGGAGTGGGTTCTCCCGACTCGTTAATTGATGGCTCAATTCGAGGAATCGATATGTTTGACTGTGTTCTGCCAACACGTATAGCCAGAAATGGTACATTAATGACAAGCAATGGTCGTCTTGTTGTGAAGAATGCCCAATATGCGAGAGATTTTGGGCCGCTGGATCCAGAATGCGATTGCTACACATGCCGAAATTATAGCAGGGCCTATATCCGGCACTTGATTAAATGCGATGAAACATTTGGAATTCGTTTAACGTCTTACCATAATCTTTATTTTCTGTTAAGATTAATGGAGAAAGTCAGACAAGCCATTATGGAAGACCGGCTTGGTGATTTCCGTGAAGAGTTTTTTGAACGTTATGGTTTTAACAAACCGAACGCGAAAAATTTCTAA
- a CDS encoding intercompartmental signaling factor BofC: MRVNELAMYRFGLAVFAVILFMFIGRAPGMIMTGSAAQQGNHQMPQPLNMTVILERVYLDGELSQEVVQETCWSMESFWAKYDQWQFTDINGSTFVFRKQVDDISPLLKANGFFGVTEDGILTIFNGRPGQSRIIQSFFQIDIKKLESKIQEELIQGIPIKSKDHYVEVLETFKPYSLKKE; the protein is encoded by the coding sequence ATGAGGGTTAATGAGTTAGCAATGTACCGGTTTGGATTAGCCGTATTTGCTGTTATTCTCTTCATGTTTATTGGTAGAGCACCAGGAATGATAATGACAGGCTCTGCTGCACAACAGGGTAACCACCAAATGCCCCAGCCACTAAACATGACGGTTATTTTGGAAAGGGTCTATCTTGATGGAGAATTAAGTCAGGAAGTAGTCCAAGAGACATGTTGGTCAATGGAGAGTTTTTGGGCTAAATATGACCAGTGGCAGTTTACAGATATTAATGGATCGACGTTTGTATTTAGAAAACAAGTTGATGATATATCACCATTGCTGAAAGCAAATGGATTTTTTGGTGTTACTGAAGACGGTATACTGACCATTTTTAATGGAAGGCCTGGTCAATCACGAATTATTCAATCTTTTTTTCAAATAGATATCAAGAAGCTCGAAAGTAAAATACAAGAAGAGCTGATTCAAGGCATCCCAATTAAATCAAAAGATCATTATGTTGAAGTATTAGAAACATTTAAGCCTTATTCGTTAAAAAAAGAATAG
- the ruvA gene encoding Holliday junction branch migration protein RuvA, translating into MYEFIKGTVEFVGPEYIVIENNGIGYQISTPNPFIYAGKMETIITIYTYHYVREDIMALYGFETREEKRLFTKLLNVSGIGPKGALAILASGEVQQVVQAIENEDESFLVKFPGVGKKTARQMILDLKGKLQDIVPDYFPNLFNADQFPVHTQATNSAFDEAILALKALGYSEKEIKKISPEIRKEQLSTDQYIKKALQRLLK; encoded by the coding sequence TTGTATGAATTTATAAAAGGAACCGTCGAATTTGTTGGTCCAGAATATATTGTCATTGAAAATAATGGCATTGGCTATCAAATCTCAACACCAAACCCGTTTATATATGCTGGTAAGATGGAAACAATAATAACAATCTATACTTATCATTACGTTCGAGAAGACATCATGGCACTCTACGGCTTTGAAACAAGAGAAGAGAAAAGACTTTTTACAAAATTATTAAATGTTTCCGGAATTGGGCCAAAAGGGGCGCTCGCCATTCTTGCTTCCGGTGAAGTACAGCAGGTGGTCCAAGCGATAGAAAACGAAGATGAAAGCTTCCTGGTAAAATTCCCTGGTGTTGGGAAAAAAACAGCTCGGCAAATGATTCTTGACTTAAAAGGGAAACTACAGGATATTGTGCCCGATTACTTCCCGAATCTATTTAATGCCGACCAGTTTCCCGTACATACACAAGCCACTAATTCGGCCTTTGACGAAGCTATCCTTGCCCTGAAGGCCCTTGGCTATTCAGAAAAAGAGATTAAAAAGATTTCACCTGAGATAAGGAAAGAACAGCTGTCAACCGACCAATACATAAAAAAAGCCCTGCAGCGGCTTTTAAAATAG
- the yajC gene encoding preprotein translocase subunit YajC, producing the protein MQGLGTIIPLILMFVLFYFLLIRPQQKRQKAVAQMQNELKKGDKIVTIGGLHGFIDSIDDNKVVIKCGDGSRLTYDRNAIREVTEAGAGEGVSLSK; encoded by the coding sequence ATGCAAGGTTTGGGTACAATCATTCCATTAATATTAATGTTTGTATTATTTTATTTCCTATTAATTCGCCCGCAGCAAAAACGCCAAAAAGCAGTTGCACAAATGCAAAACGAATTGAAAAAGGGTGATAAAATCGTCACGATTGGTGGTTTACATGGTTTTATCGATTCAATCGATGATAATAAAGTCGTAATTAAATGTGGAGACGGCAGCCGTCTTACATATGACCGTAATGCCATTCGTGAAGTTACTGAGGCTGGTGCCGGTGAAGGCGTAAGTCTTTCAAAGTAA
- the ruvB gene encoding Holliday junction branch migration DNA helicase RuvB, which translates to MEERIISSEVNESEISIEQSLRPQTLRQYIGQNQVKENLEIFIKAAKLRKETLDHVLLYGPPGLGKTTLACIIANEMGVNIRTTSGPAIERPGDLAAILTALEPGDVLFIDEIHRLPRTIEEVLYPAMEDFCLDIVIGKGPSARSVRLDLPPFTLVGATTRAGSLSAPLRDRFGVLSRLEYYKEDQLKHIVIRTADLFETEIDEPSAAEIARRARGTPRIANRLLRRVRDFAQVKGNGTINLVLAKEALELLQVDRLGLDHIDHKLLKGIVEKFRGGPVGLDTIAASIGEEAETIEDVYEPYLLQIGFLQRTPRGRVVTAAVYHHFGMEIPSP; encoded by the coding sequence ATGGAAGAGCGGATTATTTCTAGTGAAGTGAACGAAAGCGAGATAAGCATTGAACAAAGCCTTCGACCGCAAACCTTAAGGCAATATATTGGGCAGAATCAGGTGAAGGAAAATCTCGAAATTTTTATTAAGGCAGCAAAACTTCGGAAGGAAACGTTAGACCATGTGCTCCTTTACGGGCCGCCTGGATTAGGGAAGACAACTCTAGCTTGCATTATTGCCAATGAAATGGGCGTCAACATTCGGACAACCTCAGGACCGGCCATTGAAAGACCCGGCGATTTAGCTGCAATTCTAACGGCGCTAGAGCCTGGGGACGTGTTATTTATTGATGAGATTCACAGGCTGCCGCGGACAATTGAAGAGGTACTGTATCCGGCGATGGAGGATTTTTGCCTTGATATCGTGATTGGCAAAGGCCCCAGTGCCCGGTCTGTCCGCCTCGACCTCCCGCCGTTTACTCTTGTCGGTGCGACAACAAGGGCGGGATCCTTATCAGCCCCTCTACGGGATCGATTTGGAGTTTTGAGCAGGCTCGAGTATTATAAAGAAGATCAGTTAAAACATATTGTCATAAGAACGGCTGATCTGTTTGAGACGGAAATTGATGAACCTTCAGCTGCTGAAATTGCCAGGAGAGCAAGGGGAACCCCGAGGATTGCTAATCGGCTTCTCCGCAGGGTGAGAGATTTTGCTCAAGTAAAGGGAAATGGTACAATTAACCTTGTCCTTGCAAAGGAAGCTCTTGAACTGTTGCAGGTTGATCGTCTTGGTCTTGATCATATCGATCACAAACTATTAAAAGGAATAGTTGAAAAATTCCGCGGCGGCCCTGTTGGCTTAGATACAATTGCAGCATCTATTGGCGAAGAAGCCGAAACTATTGAAGATGTTTATGAACCATATTTACTGCAAATCGGCTTTTTACAGCGCACCCCAAGGGGAAGAGTAGTAACAGCTGCAGTTTATCACCATTTTGGGATGGAAATACCTTCTCCATGA
- a CDS encoding phosphotransferase — protein sequence MKAFNTSLNKKGDDDYFNRLLSYFQLQFFEKIVQFKPIRNLVFLLKTAKHTYIMKGYHKNSRLRLQEAFTATLKKEGFLKTYLFLAPPVKEQLFFEGTYFGCIEYIAPNKTPFSFHTQKNRQEGIELLEHFHQITASFEYRYRTLLPKGHLKEKWRERLHIFSNNLPFLRYFMNEPFISEMISWADWSLMGMEKHGSFFRNEPFAILHGDVAHHNFLRDRKGSLHLIDFDLISIGPPSFDYLQYANRILPHIDWSFKKLASLKQIKKYLSEEAFLYALAYPADIFREWNRLIREKSYNDQAKLNQVLELSISQFYARKKFIDQLQELLK from the coding sequence ATGAAAGCATTTAATACTTCATTAAACAAAAAAGGGGACGATGATTATTTTAATCGTCTCCTCTCTTATTTTCAGTTGCAGTTTTTTGAAAAAATTGTCCAATTTAAACCAATACGAAATTTAGTTTTTTTATTAAAAACCGCTAAACATACCTACATTATGAAAGGATATCATAAAAATAGCAGGCTTAGGCTTCAAGAAGCGTTTACAGCTACTCTAAAAAAAGAGGGGTTTTTAAAAACATATTTGTTTTTAGCTCCCCCAGTGAAAGAACAGCTTTTTTTTGAAGGAACCTACTTTGGCTGTATCGAGTACATTGCTCCCAATAAAACACCCTTTTCTTTTCATACACAAAAGAATCGTCAAGAGGGGATTGAGCTTTTAGAACATTTTCATCAGATTACAGCGTCTTTTGAATACCGTTATCGAACTTTGCTCCCAAAAGGTCATTTAAAAGAAAAATGGAGGGAGAGGCTCCATATTTTTTCAAATAACCTTCCCTTTCTACGATATTTTATGAATGAACCATTTATCTCAGAAATGATATCATGGGCCGATTGGTCACTGATGGGTATGGAAAAGCATGGCAGCTTTTTTCGAAATGAGCCTTTTGCTATCCTTCATGGTGATGTGGCCCATCATAATTTTTTACGTGACAGGAAAGGAAGCTTACATTTAATTGATTTTGATTTAATCAGCATCGGACCCCCGTCATTCGATTATTTACAATATGCTAACAGGATTCTGCCCCACATCGACTGGTCATTTAAAAAGCTTGCAAGTTTAAAGCAAATAAAAAAATATTTATCAGAAGAGGCCTTTTTGTATGCCTTAGCTTATCCTGCCGATATTTTTCGAGAATGGAATCGATTAATTCGAGAAAAATCGTATAATGATCAAGCAAAGCTTAATCAAGTACTGGAACTTTCCATCAGTCAGTTTTACGCTAGAAAAAAATTTATTGATCAATTACAGGAATTATTAAAATAA
- the queA gene encoding tRNA preQ1(34) S-adenosylmethionine ribosyltransferase-isomerase QueA codes for MKVDLFDFHLPEELIAQVPLKNRAESRLMVLDKKTGEIKHEVFKEITKYLREGDCLVLNDTKVLPARLFGVKKDTGAKIEVLLLKQLEGDKWETLVKPAKRVKEGTEIEFGDGLLTAVCTGTSDHGGRVLDFKYEGIFYEVLNQLGEMPLPPYIKEQLDDRDRYQTVYAREPGSAAAPTAGLHFTEPLLEEIKDMGVHIAFITLHVGLGTFRPVSVDDVLEHDMHSEFYTVTDETAHLLNEVRDKGGRIITVGTTSTRTLETIASQNDGQFTEGSGWTSIFIYPGYEFKAINGMITNFHLPKSTLIMLVSALAGRENILHAYNTAVEERYRFFSFGDAMFII; via the coding sequence ATGAAAGTAGACTTGTTTGATTTTCATTTGCCTGAAGAATTAATTGCCCAAGTCCCGCTTAAAAATCGCGCAGAAAGCCGATTGATGGTGCTGGATAAAAAAACAGGTGAGATTAAGCATGAAGTGTTTAAAGAGATAACCAAGTATTTGCGTGAAGGGGATTGCCTTGTCTTAAATGATACCAAGGTATTGCCTGCACGCCTTTTTGGTGTGAAAAAAGATACCGGTGCCAAAATTGAAGTCCTTTTGTTAAAACAGCTTGAAGGCGACAAGTGGGAAACACTCGTGAAACCGGCAAAGCGAGTGAAGGAAGGAACCGAAATTGAATTTGGTGATGGCCTTCTCACAGCAGTTTGTACGGGGACATCAGACCATGGCGGCAGAGTATTAGATTTTAAATACGAAGGTATATTTTACGAGGTGCTTAACCAATTAGGTGAAATGCCGCTGCCTCCATACATAAAAGAGCAGCTTGATGACCGGGATCGCTATCAGACAGTCTATGCCCGCGAACCTGGTTCAGCCGCAGCCCCTACAGCAGGGCTTCATTTTACGGAGCCATTATTGGAAGAGATAAAAGACATGGGTGTCCATATCGCCTTTATCACGCTGCATGTTGGGCTTGGTACTTTTCGGCCTGTAAGTGTTGATGATGTACTAGAGCATGATATGCACTCTGAATTTTATACAGTAACAGACGAGACGGCCCACTTGCTGAACGAAGTAAGAGATAAGGGCGGGAGAATCATTACTGTTGGGACAACTTCAACGAGAACATTGGAAACAATTGCCTCACAAAATGATGGACAGTTCACCGAGGGCAGCGGCTGGACAAGTATTTTTATTTATCCAGGGTATGAATTTAAAGCAATCAATGGTATGATTACCAATTTCCATTTGCCAAAATCAACCTTGATTATGCTTGTTAGTGCTTTAGCAGGAAGAGAAAATATTCTGCACGCCTACAACACAGCTGTTGAGGAGCGCTATCGCTTCTTCAGCTTTGGCGATGCCATGTTCATCATCTAG